In a genomic window of Nocardia fluminea:
- a CDS encoding SDR family oxidoreductase, translating into MEIAGKVAIVTGAGAGIGAALAYRLVAGDARVVVADLDVDSARKVAADLGDHAIAVGGDVANEQVVAELIATAEREFGPVDLYFANAGIGGGPGLDSTEAQWASTIEVNVMAHVRAAKLLVPGWLERGSGYFVSTASAAGLLTQIGSAPYSVTKHAAVGFAEWLSVTYGDKGIRVSCLCPMGVDTQLLSGALIPDDPEAGALAIKAVKTAGAVLSPEEVADTVVEAMAAEHFLILPHPEVLQMYRNKGSDYDRWISGMRRFQAVLRA; encoded by the coding sequence ATGGAGATAGCAGGCAAGGTCGCGATCGTCACCGGCGCGGGCGCGGGTATCGGTGCCGCACTCGCCTATCGCCTCGTCGCCGGTGACGCGCGGGTCGTCGTCGCCGACCTCGACGTGGACAGCGCGAGGAAGGTGGCGGCCGACCTCGGCGACCACGCGATCGCGGTCGGTGGCGATGTGGCGAACGAACAGGTCGTGGCCGAACTGATCGCCACCGCCGAGCGCGAATTCGGTCCGGTGGACCTGTATTTCGCGAACGCGGGCATCGGCGGCGGCCCCGGACTCGACAGCACCGAGGCCCAGTGGGCGAGCACCATCGAGGTGAACGTGATGGCCCACGTGCGGGCCGCGAAACTGCTCGTCCCCGGCTGGCTGGAGCGCGGCAGCGGCTATTTCGTCTCCACCGCGTCCGCCGCGGGACTGCTCACCCAAATCGGTTCCGCCCCTTACTCGGTGACCAAACACGCCGCAGTCGGCTTCGCGGAATGGCTTTCGGTCACCTACGGCGACAAGGGCATTCGTGTGAGCTGCCTGTGCCCGATGGGAGTGGACACTCAGCTGCTCTCCGGTGCGCTCATCCCCGACGACCCGGAGGCGGGCGCGCTGGCGATCAAGGCCGTGAAGACGGCGGGCGCGGTGCTCTCCCCCGAGGAAGTGGCCGACACCGTCGTCGAGGCGATGGCCGCCGAACACTTCCTGATCCTGCCGCACCCCGAGGTCTTGCAGATGTACCGCAACAAGGGTTCGGACTACGACCGGTGGATTTCCGGCATGCGGCGGTTCCAGGCCGTGCTGCGCGCGTGA
- a CDS encoding acyl-CoA thioesterase: protein MSYPVLWPMPTRWADNDQYGHVNNVTYYSYFDTAVNAWLMRATGTDITELPALGVVAQTSCRFHGSVSFPDQLQVGLRIARLGNSSITYDLAIFRVGDDGLELAATGEFVHVYVDADTRKPVAIPDAVRTAAAELVTD, encoded by the coding sequence ATGAGCTATCCCGTCCTGTGGCCGATGCCGACCCGGTGGGCCGACAACGACCAGTACGGCCACGTGAACAACGTGACCTACTACTCCTACTTCGACACCGCCGTGAACGCCTGGCTGATGCGCGCCACCGGCACCGACATCACCGAGCTGCCCGCGCTCGGCGTCGTCGCACAGACCTCGTGCCGTTTCCACGGCTCGGTGAGCTTTCCCGACCAGCTCCAGGTGGGCCTGCGGATCGCCCGCCTCGGCAACTCCAGCATCACCTACGATCTGGCGATCTTCCGGGTGGGTGACGACGGGCTCGAACTCGCCGCCACCGGCGAATTCGTCCACGTCTATGTCGACGCCGACACCCGCAAGCCGGTGGCGATCCCGGACGCGGTGCGGACAGCGGCCGCGGAGCTCGTCACCGACTAG